In Colius striatus isolate bColStr4 chromosome 26, bColStr4.1.hap1, whole genome shotgun sequence, the genomic stretch ATATTGGCCAAGGTTGGGTGTGTTTAAGGACTGCTTGCACATCTCTAGTAGTAGATAAGATAATCATGGAGAGTAAGAATCATTCTCATTTCTGGATTTGTAACCCTGTTCAGATTGTTGGGTGTGACTTTTCTTGTTTGGCACCGGTCGTATCTGACCAACTGATAAAATCAAATTATCCAATGCTTCCCAAATTATCACCTGTACCTATTGCAATGACTCTTACGCTGGTGACACAACTAAAGAAACATCAGGATTTGATCAAAATTTTAAACGAGgtccaacaaaaaaaaaccaaaaaaaaggaggaaagaccCCGCTAACAGTTCACTATGACACCAGGGGAATAACCAGGGTACCGAAACGAGTAAGAGAAGACACAAACAAGCATTGTTGGGATGTGCTGTTTGGACGGTCCCCCACTGTGACTGGCATCCTAAATAAGATGTGTCACCCCATTATAGGCCTTTTCATACTAGTCTCAgttagctttgttttctctgctgagctgcttatTTGGAATTGGAGAAGGCAACGACAACTAACAATTTTGTCTTCCATGTCTAGTGCCCATGAAAATGCGTTAAAAGGTGAGCTACAAGTGAATCGCTTTCCAATTCCCCTTCCAGAGGTACAAATGCATTTGGCAAATGAATTTGCCCATATTAAAGGGCAGCGGGGAACTGAtgggcaaaagcagacatacagaagggaaaggcctgagaaagttagaaagacgCAATTGactgtaaactaacaccatgataagaaacctcagcttgCTGGAATTCAAAGTGCTCCTTAGTAAAGGCCTTGAAGGCCCTGAATGCTGATAACTaagaagctggtgtgcagacagctgcagataagaaggacttggaACGTGAAAAACAGACTCGTTTGTAgcctgctccgtggcatggaaatgtACCAGAGACACTGCGCAAGCGTAAACTGGAAGAGGACTTATTACAGCGGGAAGCGGGGATAGGTGACGCCTATGGAACAGGCGCTTATGCCATCTTCCTGACGCCTACCACAGGAGTAGAAAAGGACCGAGGCAGAAAGggagcagaaaaggagcaagatagaaagacagtaaaaaaggaacaaggcagaaaggcagcagaagaggaacaaggcagaaaggcaggagaaagggagaaagggagaaagacagtaaaaaaggaacaaggcagaaaggcagcagaaaaggaacaaggcagaaaggcagtaGAAAAGGAACAAGGCAGAGTAGCAAAAGCATCAATTACATTATGTACTGGGCTTCATCAATTACTGCCCCATGCTTCTGCTCTCCCACAGGCTACCTGCTGTTTGTGAGCTTGGTGACCTTCCACATGGGCTACATGTACGGCCCACTGGAAATGAGCGCAGCATCCATCTCATCTggggcctgcagctcctggggctgccgCTGCTATATGCAGCCAACCAGATCCATCCTCTTGCCTTGGCTGTGATGCTGATTCCAATCTGCATCAAGATCATCAATTACATCATGTACTGGGCTTCTGCTGCCCAAAGGTGAGGACTGTCAGCACCCAGGCTCACTCCTGCTTGCCAGCCATTATCAGGCCTGGATGAGCTGTTGGATGGAGTCTGTGTCACACACCTGGGGCACGTTTGGTGGGGTCTGGGGAGAGAttgtgtccctgtgtccctgaGACAGTGCAGGAGagtgccctgctcctgctcagggcTGGCAGTCTCCCTCAGGAGTGATGAGCAGAGGCCGGAGGGACGTTCTCAGCTCCTCTAGCCGCCAGCTCTGACCCGCTGCCCCGGCTGGGCGGGCACTGACTGGGGCCCTTCTGctggcaggagagggaggagcaTTTGGGCTCAGCCGAGCCCCTGTCACCTGCTGACCCAAGAGGAATATCAAATGCAGGGCGAGGTGGAGACACGCAGGGCAGTCAAAGAGCTTCGAAAGTACTGCCAAAGCCCAGAGATCAATGTCCAGGCTATAAGGAGACGCCTCCGCTCTCCAGAGAGGTAACGTTTCCTGGCCCTGCGTTCGGGTTGGCCGGCACTTCTACTTCTGTAAGGCTGAGGTTGCTGTGCTGTTCCTTCTGGCTTTGcagatggggagaggggggccCAGAAGGTGGGGGGTGTGTGGAAGCCAGGTTTACCAGGGGGAAAGGGCAGATACCGCTTGGTCCCAGCTCTGAAACGCTCCTCCCCGTGTGCCGGGGCCTGGCATGATGCTGGTTTGTGttttctcccagctttgctgcctttctgcGTGGTGCCTCTCACCTCACTCGCTACGAGGTCATTCGCCACGAGCAGGAGTACGGccgtggcagcagctgccctgaggagcagcactTAGGAGGAGAAATCCAAGCACAGCAATCAGGTGAGTGACCTGACCCACAGCCCCGCAGGAGACCGGCTGTGCTCAGCTGGCCCAGACCTCACCTCGCCACTGCTGGGGCTTTCGCTGCATGTTTGTTTCCCTTCCAGGTTTCACTCCCCTGTTGATGCTTTTTCCTGACTGTTGAGGAGCCCCTGGTTCTCTGCTCTTTCATCCCTGTAATTTGTTACAGACTGTTTGTAGTTTTAATAAAGATTTGGTTTGGTAGCTCATGAGACAATCTGTAATTGGCCTGTGGCTTGATCCATGAGTAGGACATGCAATCTCTTTACTGGATCtccactgcaacccgctccccctggtactaagccaaaagctgctccttgctaaaccagaacattgtAGCACGCCGGAACTGCCCCATAGCCCCTCCTGATACCCTGTAACCACCTCTGGCACTCCAAAGCTGCCCCATAGCCACTCGATACCCCATCACCACCTCTGGCACTCTATAGCTGACCTATAGCCACTCCCAGTGCCCCGTAACTACTTCTGGCATCCTATAGCTGCCCCATATCCACCGCTGGCCACCACTAAGTGGCCCGAAACCTCTCATAACCCCCCATTACCCTTCCCAATAACTCCCAGTGGCCTGTAGCATCCACCTCAGTAACTGCCTCATAACCTCATAACCGCTCTGGATGCTTCATATTCCCTCCCCACCCTGTCTATGGCCCTGACCCCAACCCAACACCATCCTGAGCTCAACACAGCCCCAACCTCGCCCTGAACCCAGTCCCAAGGTGGTTCTGACTCTGAGGGGACAGAAGGTTCGGTTGGTTTGAGCCAGTTGTGCTCTCGGTGGCCACAGGGCCACCTGGGTTGTGGCAGCACCAGCGCAGCCATGCAagggctgtggcacaggctCCAGAATCTTCCAGCTTCCTCCCCAGTTTAGTGGCTGTGTCACCTGCCCCGGTAATGAGCCATGCTGGATGTAGCCCTCGGGGTGCAATGGCTCctcacagccccagctggaCCTCAACCAGCCCCCTGCAACAGGCCAGTGACCAACAGAGGCCCATGAGGATGTggagaggctggggcagagcgTGACCTGCGGGACTGAGGGGAGGGTGATGGCCCTGGGAAGGGAcatggctgctgggggctgttgtGTTGTCCTCCAGAACTTGTCAGTGTCATGACCTGCAAACACCAAAGGTACTGGgctgaggtggatggagaaggggctgaAGGACAGAGCCCAGGGGGTGGAGATCAGTGGCAAAGAGTGGGGctgaaggcctgtggccagtggagttccacagggatgggttctggggccagtctgattcaacatcttcatcaaggaactagctgaggggacagagggaccctcagcaagtttcctGATGGCACTGTTAGCAATCATCATAAAGAAGTTAGAGATAGTTTGACTAAGGCTTGAATTTAGGCCTAGTGCATTGTTGGAGTGTTTTATGTTTATGTAATTATGTAACCTATTAACTTTGAAACTGGTAGGGCATGCTGAACTTGTGGAAACGATAAATGAAGCATGTAGAACATAATCTGCTGTTCCTAGGACTGTTATCTTGGATGAATACTTGTTTGTTAATTTATGACCATGTGTCTAGACAAAATGTAAGATTTATagttaaaagaaattacatgaaAGTGTACAATGTAATAATAAACCCTAAGAAAACTAGCAAACAGCACGTAGGTACGATGAAGCaatcatcttctgaaaagtATATAAACCCTGTGAAAATCTCTGTTAaggggggctctgactttggacagtagtcctcaggtccctagggccctcaataaagcaccgcatgaaacgacctcggttgttttgtgttttccttcgggaacgggcagcaagattgccttgccccatcaggcctaacattataccccgggatccatgtccatgctcccttaaccattcctccacagaTGCTCATTACGGTTgttttactgatggatcctgccgcgggGTAGGAAATCACCGTAAGTGGGAAgttgctgtgtggagtcccacacgacaaGTCGGTGAGGCCACCgattccctcatccagatcactaaCAAAGGTGTTCAAGAGGAGTGCCCCCCGTCCTGAGCCCCGGGGACAGCACTTGTGACACCAATTGGATTGGACTCTGTTGACCATGACTCTTTGGGCTCAACCACGCGTCTGGCTCATCTTTATTTGCCGCCCACCAGCACTTGCTGGGtccctgtcccacagctgctctccagcaggtcacccccagcctgggctggtgctgggcttgttcctccccagctgcaggccCCTGCCCTTGCGTCTGGGGCCCCTCAGGGGGTTGCTCTTCACCCCCCAGCATGGGCCCCACCAGAGAATCGGCAGCTGTGACATCACAGAGCCCGGCGCCACACTCAGTGCTGCCGCCTGCACCAGTGGCACTTGCTCAGCGAGTGGCAGACGCGGAGCTGCCCGGCGCTGCTGCAGGGGGAAACATGGAACCGACTGAGGTTTGCGTGCTGATCCTCGGGGCTCTGATCTTGCTGCTGTCAGAGATGCCGCAGTGGAGCGAAAGTGAGTGGGACGACAGCGAGGAGCTggattggagctgagcaggggaGCGGGGGACGGGGCTGTGCTGGGTCTGGGTCCTGCTTTAGCTCTGGCTGGCTGAGGGTGCGCAGCAAAGCTGTTCACAGCATCACACAacggtgagggttggaagggaccttgagagatgaTCTATTCCGGccccccttgccaaagcaggttcatgTCGATCAGAggccacaggaacatgtccaagtgagttttgaaggtgacccgagcaggagcctccacaacctccctgggcagcctgggccgggGCTCCCTCAGCACAATAGGGAAATAGGAtttgcttatgtttaaatggaaacacCTCCTCAACTGCACAGGGGACACTTCCAGCAGCCACCACCGTACCCCTGCTACAAAAAGCTGCCCACACAAACGCACTgcaatgaaaagagaagaagagcTTTTCTCTTTACCCACCCAgattctgctgagctgggggagcTCTGGGAAGGGGGAGCTGGGCCATAGGGACGTGGCATCAGGCGTCAGGAttccctgcagccctgagaGTGCAGCTCGGCAGCTCCTGTCAGCCCAGCTGAGCCCgctgggtgctgcctgccccaTGCTTCTGCTCTCCCACAGGCTACCTGCTGTATGTGAGCTTGCTGACCTTCCACATGAGCTACATGTACAGCCCACTGGAGAATGAGCGCAGCATCCATCTCATCTggggcctgcagctcctggggctgccgCTGCTATATGCAGCCAACCAGATCCATCCTATTGCCTTGGCTGTGGTGCTGATTCCAATGTGCATCAAGATCATCAATTACATCATGTACTGGGCTTCTGCTGCCCAAAGGTGAGGACTGTCAGCACGCAGGCTCACTCCTGCTTGCCAGCCATTATCAGGCCTGGATGAGCTGTTGGATGGAGTCTGTGTCACACACCTGGGGCACCTTTGGTG encodes the following:
- the LOC133627972 gene encoding nuclear envelope integral membrane protein 1-like, whose translation is MLLLSHRLPAVCELGDLPHGLHVRPTGNERSIHLIWGLQLLGLPLLYAANQIHPLALAVMLIPICIKIINYIMYWASAAQRRGRSIWAQPSPCHLLTQEEYQMQGEVETRRAVKELRKYCQSPEINVQAIRRRLRSPESFAAFLRGASHLTRYEVIRHEQEYGRGSSCPEEQHLGGEIQAQQSGFTPLLMLFPDC